The genomic region GTTTTTGCCACAAACCATATTTTTGTTAATCAATGGAACATAATGTTTTCGCCTCACATTTCGAAAGAAGTGCAATCTTTGAATCAGCTACCTAGCTTTATTGACGTATGCCGTTTTCTTTAAGGACCGTGGTATACAAACCAATTGTCTTCTTCAGATAAATCGCAAAACCAATTGTCTTTCTTCAGATAGAGTAAACCGCAAAAGAATTGCCCTCGATAATCATCATTCAGACACGCCTTCTCGTTTTATTTACGTAGTTCTGTAAATACGTATTCAGTTCATAACATGTGTTGTCTCGTCTTCCTTCTCCCCCACTCCGCATCGTCAGTCCCCTGATCCCCTCTGTTTCTGCTGACCCACCAAAACCCTAATGGCTTCCCGCCTCCTCCACCTGCGCCGCCTCCTCCCGGCCGCGCGCCCGTCATGCGCCGCCGCGTTCTCCACCGCCGTCACCCCGACCCCGCAGGTCTCCGGTCTCGTCGACGAGATCTGCGGCCTCAACCTCATCGAGGCCTCCTCCCTCGCCGATGCGCTGCGCGGCCGCCTCGGCGTCGACCAGCTCCCTCCCCTAGCCATCCTCATGGGCGGCGCAGCCCCGCTGGCCGGAGATGCTGCCGGGGCCGGCGAGGAGGCGAAACCCAAGGAGGAAAAAATGGCGTTCGACGTGAAGCTGGAGGGGTTCGACGCCGCGGCGAAGCTCAAGATTATCAAGGAGCTGAGGGCGATCACGAGTTTGGGCCTGAAGGAGGCCAAGGAGCTCGTGGAGAAGGCGCCGGCCGTGCTCAAGGCCGGGGTTCCCAAGGAGGAGGCGGAGAGCATCGCCGAGAAGATGCGGGCACTGGGCGCCAAGATTGTTCTCGAGTGAGAGGACGAGATCTCTGTATGCCTTTGCTTCTTGATTTCTTCCTGTTTATTGTACGAAGGAATTAGAGAAATTTTGGTACTAAGGAGTCAATAATTGACGAGACTGACTCTAGATATCCTCTCGTTGATAGTGGAAATGGCAGTTGAGCTTTTGAAAGCATGGTTATAGAATTAACGATAGAGCTTTGAGCTTTGTCTTATGACTGTTTGTTTGAGTGTGAGCAAGGGAGAATGCATTTCTTAGAATAGAGCAATTAGTTTATGACTGGATTTCTGTCATACCATTTCCAGTAGTGATTTGTTTTTTGCACAGGGTATCTAGGTAATGCATCtttcatgtactccctcctttctattTTATAAGACGTTTTGTACAGCTGACATTGAACTGTTTTGTGCTCTGTCTGAATTGCCTAAACGTCTTATAAAAGAGAACAGAGGGAGTATCGGTGTTCTGCTGTTGCTAGGTAGTACAATGTTGTGAAATTTGCAGTAACAGGAAGTGAGATTTTGGAGAGGTCTTATTATGTCCTTCAGTGCTTGTTACTAATTCGAACTAGACCAAAAGCTTCGATCTAGATGGTAGTAATTAGTTGAAATGGTAATGTGCGGTTGTGCACTTCTCTATGTTTTGCGCTTCTGCAGTATATGGATACATATGAAATGTTTAAGCTGCTGACATAGTCCAAGGTACATTTAACTGCAAACTATTTATGTTGTGGTTGAAATGAGACCTTGCTGAAGTACACTTACCGAGGGTGTTGTTGGAGATCACGACAAATGATATGACTATGTGGAAATGACTATGCTTATTAGTTGATTACGTTTATGAAAACTCTGTATAGTATACTTTTAgatttttttaatttctaataaTTATTCTTAGATGGCCTATGTTAATTGGCTTGTGGGGTTGAGCAGAAGTTCCGAAACTATCCCAGCGTTCTGTcagctatttataatatatagagATGGCATGAGTTTTCTGAAGTATACTCACGCTTAGGATAGACACTGGAAACAGAGAACCATTTCTTTGTATGCTTTGGGCTATTGTAGCATCTGTTAGCTTGGCCTTCTCATTCACAGTTCTGTGACACAAGATGCTTGTTTGTTGTTAGGGCCTGGGTGCCTGGTGATTTGTTGTTCTACTTCATTCGGTCACTGACATGTGAAACTACATAGTCGTATTGGTTGGTGCACACACGAGAATTGGAAAACAGTGTGAACGATAGGGAAAATATGTAGCTGCATTTTTCAAGAAGTAAGAATGGCTACTCATGCTCTTTCAACCTCAAATGTATTTCCGATATCTTCGATGCATGGTGCAATTAAAGTTTAAAGATGAATGATCAATGTATATCTTACCACTTGAATTTTTTGGCATGAGGAATGCTACTAATTCTGTCAGATATATAAAAATTAGGCGTTTCTGTTGTGATTTGTAAGAGGAAACAAAACTTATCTTTGTTTTAGCAGTACAAATTTCTCAGTTTTGTAAATCCCCGACTTTCACACGTTGAAGCATGACTATACGAATCAGGTAAGTGCCTGCTCCTACACTCTTGATGGGCATGTGTCATACAAGTGTCAAAGAAAGGCCAATTTGCCATTAGCTCCATCATATGAAGAGCAGGTAGCATGGAGAAAGTGGAAAATTGAATTTCTACATAGATATGCGAGCACTGAAATTATGTGTACCAAGTGCCCACTCTGAAGACAATACCAAAGCTTTAACCTCTGATTATTGAAGCACCTTCACATGGGTCTTCTAACTTGCTTTTGATTATGTTTGTGGTAATTGTCATCATCTGGTTTCGTCTGTTTTGATCCCTATGGAATTTGTGCTTTAAAACCATCCTGATTGTGCTACAATTCCAGACGTACCCCTTTGCCTGTGAAAGTTTGGAGAAAGCAAGGTACGTGTATTACCTTGAAGTATCGGATCTGTAACATTGCTGTAGAGAGTTAATACTTCTTTTCAAGGAAGAACCAGATTTTGGTAAACAAATTAATGATGTGTAGATTATCTTGTCTAGAATGTATGGTATGATATTTTGATTGTGCAAGAGATTTTACCAGTTAAAGATTCTTAAGCAGTTTCTGTGAAGATCATTGCTGTGCTTGCACCTTGTGTTTTGTGTATGTTTTGGTTGCTACTTGTTGCAGCAGTGTATATGGGAGTTGAAGTTGGCTCAATCAGCTGTTGATTCTGCCGATTTTTTTTCTGATCTAATAGTCCAGTTTTTATCACATCAGTTTACCTGCGAACACTGCAACATAGTGCATGACTGCCTGGTCTTATCTTCCGTTTACACGGTGAATTGTGTGCAGCTGctgcatttcatatttctttttcagCGACTACTGAAACTCCGAACTCCATTAGGCATTTGCAGAATCACCCAGACACATACCTGTGTACAGTATTAAATTGTGGCACACGCACCGTTAGGTTTTATGCAGCATTATGATATCTTTTCTGAAACATACAAGAAATGAGTTTGTGGTCACGTTCTTCAAAGGGCATTTCGTCACGTTCCCGTTGCCGAGGAAGATGGTGCAGCCTTTCTCGCCGGCAGGGCAGCAGTTGCACGCTCGACCGGCACGTCATGTTCATCGCATCCTCGCAGCACATGGCGCAAACCTTCCCTTCCTTTCTTGCCTCGGTGTTTTGTATGGATCCAATCACGATGAGCCCTGCACGATCCAGAGAACGGAAACAACTCCTCCATGATGAGGATGGTTAAGGTATATGACGTGAAAACTGAAACCAATGCAATCCGTCTTTTCATCCTTGAACAGTGCGTTCAAGTTCCGGACATCTTCCAAATCCAGGTGGATTCCAATCAATTCATTACTTATTCCAGGGCACAAACTTGCCATTCCATTCCATTTATCAGTTGTTGCAAGACACAATTGCCGCTTTATTGAACTCAAGCTCAAACACGATATCGCAAGAAGAACACGACGAACGCGTGCAGTGTACAGCAGTACTTTTCAGCACTTGGTTTTGGGGCAGTCGTAGGTCGAGCCGTCGTCGAGGCGGAGCACGCAGTGCTTGCCGTCCTTGGGCGCGCACACGCAGGCGCAGCCGTCGAGCTTCTGGCCGGGGTAGTTCTTGCAGGTGATGTGCCCTCCCTGTTTGCACCGGACGAGGTCGCAGGTCGCCTGGGCGTCCCCGAACACCACCAGCACTGCTTGATGCACAACAAAAAGCTATCCGGATAAAGTGCCGGAGAGAGCGTATCACACGAGCGTGCGTGGTTGAAGTGAGGATACGAATGGAGGGGTACctgagaggaggaggatgaaggtgAGCGACAGCTTCATGGTGGCAGCCATGCTTGTCAGCTTGTGTGTTGCGTTTTGAGTCCGTGCGATCTGTGGTTGCCTGCAGCACCGGTGCGTTTTATACAAAGAAGCTCCGGACATGTACGCCTTCCATTGAATCTACGGATCCGCCGTCCTCTTTGACTTTGTGCCGCGTAGTTAAGGTTCAGCAGAGATTTGACGCGAAATCACGTGGTACGCACTGCTGATAGtaatacgtactccctccgttccaaattactcgccgTGGACGACGAGTAATTTGTAACGAGGGAGTACGTGCTTATGTCTTCGGCCATTTGGGACGTGTTTGATTAACTGCATGGAGTTCAACTAGGCCCGCGCGAGGTGAAATTGAACTGTTTGGGTGCCTGCATTCACTGTTTGGCCTGCATAGCATGAAACTTAAACCACCTCCCAGCTAGACCCGAGCGGTTagttcagcccccccccccccagccaggCTCAGGCGATGCAGAGGAGGGGAACACACGGCTGGCCTCCCGCGTCCACGGAGATGGCACGAGCCCATGTGCATCTTCGAAAAAGCAACGGGAGGAATTAAGGTCACCTCCCGTCGATTCGGCCGCCCTATATAGCCACCCTCATCTCACCGCCCAACTGCCGCCACCATTCACCCCTTACGAGCTTTCCCTTCCCGCACAGATCGACACTGACGAGCCGGTAAGCGATGCTTCTTCTCTGGCTCTCGTTTCACGTCGACGATGAATCGAGTCCTCCTCTTCTCTGACCTATTCCGCGCCTCCTTCCGGCTGCGTCAATGGTTGTGAGTTCGATCACCCCCCTACTCTCTACTTACCCACTTTAGCCAGATGTGTGAGCATGTGATAAGCTGTGGCTAGCACTATACATTATCGATCTGTGAGAATTTGATGTTCTGGTAGCTAGTGGTGATGGAATTGTAGCATGCTATGAGTTGTTTCCATGTCAGCAATGATTGCTAGCTAGTCGTGGTGCATTGGTAGTATGCTAGTTGATGTGTAGTATGCTAGTTTGCAAGCATGTGTGGTAGTGTGTTGAACTccttgtgtaacgccctcgatgcagctatatctcacacgtgtcgaagcacgacttagaggcataaccgcattgaaagcaatgtcgcaagtgaggtaatcttcacaacaacccatgtaatacaataagggaataaGAGTAACATAGCtgacttacactcgccacgtcacacaaatacataaataacattacattcatccaatacactcaaggtccgactacgaaaccaaaatgaagaacaacccccaaatgcgacaaagtccccgattgccccaactgggcaccaatactgatcatctgggaaagacacgtagtaacgacgagagtctttatcgaactcccacttgagctcggtcatatcatctggagtggtatcatcggtccctgcatctggttttggaagtaatctgtgagtcatggggactcagcaatctcacactctcgcgatcaagactatttaagcttataggtaaggtaaggtatgatgtggagctgcagcaagcgactagcatatataatggctaaacatacgcaaaaaagagcgagaagagaaggcaaaagcacggtcgaacaactatgatcaagaagtgattctagaacaacctacgtcaagcattactccaacaccgtgttcacttcccggactctgccgagaagagaccatcacggttacacacgcggttggtgcattttaataagttaagtttcatgttatctacaaccggacattaacaaattcacatctgcccataaccgcgggcacggctttcgaaagttcaaatccctgcggggatgtcccaacttagcccatcacaagctctcacggtcaatgaaggatattccttctcccaagacaatcagatcagactcggcatcccggttacaagacatcctcgacaatggtaaaacaagtccagcaacaccgcccgaatgtgccgacaaatcccgataggagctgcacatatctcgttctcagggcacactcagatgatacatcctacgagtaaaaccaaccctcaagttatcccgaggtggccccgtagtctactcggtcggaccaacactcagaggagcactggaccAGGGTtttttaataaagatgacccttgggctccggaaacccaagggaaaagaggctaggtggcaaatggtaaaatcaaggttgggcattgctggaggagttttattcaaggcgatctgtcaaagggttcccattataacccaaccgtgtaaggaacgcaaaatccgagaacataacaccgatatgacggaaactagggcggcaagagtggaacaaatcaccaggcataaggccgagccttccactctttaccaagtatataggtgcattaagataaacaagataatatagtaatatcccaacaataaacaagttccaacaaggaacgatctccaatcttcacctataactagcaacgctataagaggggctgagcaaagtggtaacatagccaaacaacggtttgctaggacaaggtgggttagaggtttgacatggcaatatgggaggcatgataagcaagtggtaggtatcgtagcataggcatagcaaaagagcaaacatctaccaagcaaagatagaagtgatttcgagggtatggtcatcttgcctgcaaagttctcagagttgccttgatcctcgtaagcgtactcaacgggctcctcgttcacgtacttatctcccggctctacccaagcaagaacaacaagcaaaaggacatAATCAatcacgtgcaatgctcaaacaacatgatgcaaacatggtatgatatgcgggatgcgatatgtgatgcatatgcaagatttgcaaaggaatgattgaacctggcctcaacttggaaatccaagagtgccactagaaaggggAGTTCATTTCGGtctaaatcgatataaagatcaccggattcggatgcacggtttggaaatgacaagcaaaacaaatatggcaccggtgtgcgataatcagcacgagaccatctaaatgcatcaagataaataagctactgcactcaaacatggcaacaaaatacatggcagggatccactcatgatgcttgacaaaatatgaacactgagctacggctaattcactcaatagcagattcaaacaagcatggaaaaagtgcaaaagataacaggtttcagacttagtgaaattaacaataaatcaggaatttatcatcaggaagcaatgtttagagcacgaaaactacatgctacaggaacatatcatgacaaagaaaggcatgtcatgaagctattcaaagcatataacaaaagtcccttagtgaccataagccaaaagggatcagaaaatacagttgcaagcatgtgaacatagcaaaaacataaacagattcagacttagtgaaaaactggagtatgcaaaacagacatcaagtaggcatgtttacgagctcgatgcactcactacgaggcatttcatgacaaactaagcatacacccagcaaatagacatggcaagaacaacaacatagcatgcacggatcaacaacaacaagctcggcaaaatcgttAAACATGTTAATaatctgtcaggaacattttatagcaaaagtagagctcgattgactcaagctagggtgctccataatttcaaacaaagacatggatggatagagctcaacattatcaacaaaacatccttactgatcatgctcaaaaggggcacggatcactaggaaacaacatgaacatatgacataaaaataatgacagggcaatgacttagtgaaattctaagtccctgaaatcagcatcattgagtaagctactttgcatgcttgtgctagtcaccacatagatcaaaaaaatacatggcatacacccctgtaaagatggcatgacattttacaaaacacatgtagagctcaggatcatagcatgcacacattaatcatggcaaaaatgacaaaagtgcatttgctgaaacagatctgaaactatcaccacatagccctcttccaacagcagtTCAGGCAtccagatgagctcaaatgaaaatgatgcagtgagatgaaatgatgtactcgtcgagacgaacattttgatatgctacacgcacgaatcggagctacgatgaggaagttatgatgcgatgaaaagtgCATAAAAACTAGAGTTagggggcaaaagtcaaccgagtCTCCAGATCCAGATTTGGCACGGATTTCGAGGTTCGCTGGGGTTCCACTGTTCACCGAAGTTCCTGTACGCCGGAGATGAGGGAGGTGGCTGGATCCGGTGGTGAggaggcgatggcggcggagggcgTTGCCGGAGAGGAGGGGCGGCGTCTCGGGCGGCGAGGCGCTGGCTGGCTGCGGCGGAGGAAGAGCACGCCGGCGAGTGAGCTGCTCCGGCTGGCGCGCAACTCTGGgcagcggcgcggcgaggcgacCGCGGGCGGGCGCccccgtgcggcggcggcgggatgggccgCGGGGCCCCGGATCGGGCTCCGcgagcctcgggcggcggcgggtcgGCGGGATGACGTGGCGTGCTGCCGTTGGTGGCggcgaggttgtccggccggaccgGATGTGTCCGATCGCGCGGAGGAAGAAGGGGCTAGGTCTAGGGTAGGAGAAGACCCGGAATTTTAGaatgggggtctatttatagaggtagagggagttaggaagctccaaatgaggtgcggtttgtggccacgcgatcgtgatcgaacactctagatgatggaacaggtttaggtgggttttgggccactttgtagAGGTGTTGTACTTcaatacacacgaggccttttcggtccctcggttaaccgttggagtatcaaacggagtccaaatgacacgaaacttgataggcggtctaccggtagtaaaccaaggccgcatgacaagacTCGTTCCAATCCAAAAActtttaacacccacacacgaaaagaggtagaaagggacaccgggggacataggagcgccggaatgcaaaacagacaacggggaaaaatgctcggatgcatgaaacgaacacgtatgcaaatgcgatgcccatgatgacatgatatgagatgcatgtcaaagacaaaacacacagagacaaaaacccgacaacgaggaaaacATAACTTagagccggaaacggcaagagttggagtacaaataaggtaggttacatccggggtgttacaccttggCATGCTTTGAGATTGAAGAACATTCATATGCTGTTGAGTTGAACTAGATGACCCGTCTGTACTTGTGTAGTGCTTGTTCACATTGTCCATGTGTAGTGCTCGTTCATACTATTCATGTGTAGTACTCGTTCGTACTGTCCATGTTTAGTGCTCGTTCGTACCGTCAATGTGTAGTGTGCTCCACTTTTGTTGATGCTAACGCTTGTAGAACATGAGCACACAAGAGTTTAGTCAGGCCATTGTCATCTTCGAGAG from Triticum aestivum cultivar Chinese Spring chromosome 4A, IWGSC CS RefSeq v2.1, whole genome shotgun sequence harbors:
- the LOC123086965 gene encoding 50S ribosomal protein L7/L12 produces the protein MASRLLHLRRLLPAARPSCAAAFSTAVTPTPQVSGLVDEICGLNLIEASSLADALRGRLGVDQLPPLAILMGGAAPLAGDAAGAGEEAKPKEEKMAFDVKLEGFDAAAKLKIIKELRAITSLGLKEAKELVEKAPAVLKAGVPKEEAESIAEKMRALGAKIVLE
- the LOC123086966 gene encoding uncharacterized protein, translating into MAATMKLSLTFILLLSVLVVFGDAQATCDLVRCKQGGHITCKNYPGQKLDGCACVCAPKDGKHCVLRLDDGSTYDCPKTKC